In Rhizoctonia solani chromosome 6, complete sequence, the sequence CAATGTGGCTATGTTATTTCACAAAACAAATTGCCTTCTGCGATGTATTGACTTTGCTACACGCGCGCAAGATGATCGTAGACTCTACGGAAGTATTGGTAGATGAATTTGTAGCATTGTTTGATTTGCAAGCCCAATGGCAATCCATGCGCAGGAGCTCATAGGCCGGGGTACTTACCATACTCATACCACAGCTTCTACAAATTAACCGGGACGGATCATTTCCAGAGAAATAAGTAACTGCAACCAATACGACGTGGACCGAGCTTGTTCGGCTTCAGAATGTAAGAGGCCCTCGTTTAAACTGTTGCCCAGTGGATCGACAATATGAGGAAGCACTAGGGGGGAAGGAAAGGCTACCACATTCCTCCAAGCTCTAAAACACGCACTTTGCATCAGACGAGCCAGATTCTCAAACGGCCTAGAACTCAATTATGAATGAGCCCCCAACATTCGCATACCAAGTGCTCGCCGCGATGCCCGCGCGCGAATATTCATCCAATTTCACAACTGAATGGATGTTCCGCCGAAATGCCCCTGGCACACACGCGCGCACCGTGCTCGACTGCAGTGTGTGGCGACACCAAGTCGCACTCTGCACGCAGTTACTCTATACTCCATACACATGCAAATAAACGACGTATGCGCATCATCGTCATCACTGACATAAGCGATCTTCATTTTGCAAAATGAGGATCAGCCAAAGGGATCTGCAGGCCCGGGAATCCGAGAAGCGTCAGGCCGCTTACACCAGGGATGGTTACTGGCGCGCAGACAGAAGCCGAGTGCGGATTCTGTTGTTATTAATAAATTATTGCCTGGGGAAGGCCTATAGATGATCGTCGCGAGTGAGTGAGTGAATGAGTGGGTGAGTGAATATCCACCGCGGCCACGAAGCGCGCGTATGAGTAGGATATGATTAGAGAACCTTGGCGCGGTCTCCAACGCAATTCAAAGATTCCGTGCGGTGCGATTTCGTTCTTGTCCGCAGGTATATCGGGAACAGGGCCGAGCGCCCATCCAAAGGGTTCCATCTATTGGTTGACATTGGCGAAGAAACTATCCTTCCGCTCGTTGCGACAGGATGGAGGGTGCGTCTAGACATTACAGTCTCCGAGTCGCCCGAATTCAGAAGGTGTATCCCAAATAAAGCCAATGAGCCGCCAATATGACGCCCACTTTGTTCCCTTGACGCAGATCGCATACGAGTTCCCACCGACCTGACACCCCAAGAACGATGGTGTTTGACAAAGTGCCGAGCCGACGTGATCGACTCCACCCGCCGTGAGAAAGAACACTTGGCTTGCCGCGGCAAGCCGATCGAGGCACAAGTCCCTCAATTAGTAAGTATATTTGTGGCACCCAAAAGGTGATTCTATTGCACGTGATAGATACGGTACGACGAACGAAGAGGACAAGAAACGCGCAGTAATCGGTACATCTGAGTTGGAGCTGAGAATATAAACAATAGGTGGCAAAACGAAGAGAACAGCATAATAATAATCGATACAGATACAGTCGGGCGAGCATAGCCGGTCAATAGCAAGAAGAGAAAGGAGAAAATAAGTAGAAAAAACCCCGATACGGGCATATCACTTGATCTAGCTGTACGTGGGTGGTGCTCCATCCGAACTTGTTATCGaagcagtccgcagcacgcacACATACGAAATGAGGGGGACCTAGCCCAAACAGTTTATGGCCCATAGTGGGGTACCAAAGGGAGCCGATAGAGTGCGGCGCTGGTCCCCAACCCCATATCACCTATCTCCCTGGTCGGAGGCGAGATCGACATGCCCATACTGGGGCTACGCGCATATGGGTGGATCCGAGGCGATGTTTGAGCGAGGGGGGATGTCGTCGCACGCCCACGAGGCTAGGGCTTCCACAAGCACTTGCGCTAGCACTGCTTACGCTCCCTTCTTCATCATCGCTTCGCCACTCCGATAAATTTGCACCGTGACCACCGGGGGATGTTTGATTATGTACACGGAATGACGACGCATGTTCGACATGACGCTGAAGCGACGCCCACACGAAGGGAAGGTGCATTTGTATGCTAAGAAGCCGAGTAAATACATGACACAGCGGATGACACATGTTGGCACTCACGTTTCTCTCCTGTATGCGTATTCACATGGATCTACACGCCATATAGACATCAGCCTGGATCAAGCGTAAATTTAATGAGTTCGCACACACCTTGAGGCTGCTTGGGCGATTGAAACGCTTGCCGCAATACTGGCACTCGTATTTGGCGGCGAGAAATTCTTTGCTGAATTCTTCGGGTTGGGGCTGTTGCACGCGCATCAGCACATGCTGAGAATGAGGCTGAGTAGGGGCAACAGGACTGCGGCTCCGTGTAGACGCCGAGGCCGAAGAAGTCGAGCTGACGCGCCGGTGGTGAGAATGGAGATGATGAGATGGGGGCTCAGATGGAGCGAGTGTGGCACTGGGAGCGGCTCGGGGCGTCATGTCCGCGTGGCGAGTTTGATAGACGTCTCGGTCTGGACGTTCGGCACGGTACGAGACTTCGGATGTAACGTGGGGGGGATAGTGGCCAGCGCGGGAGGATATGGCAGCAGTGTCCGAGTGTCCTCCGGGCATCAGACGGGGCTCGATGTGGCGGGGTGGCGGCAGTTGGTCAGTCGGGATGGTGGCAATCGCAGACAAGCGGTCTGTAGAGGATTAGTGCTTGCAGTACATGATTGGACCGTTCTACTCACCATTGCGGCCGATCCCAAAGAGGGCCTGAATGCCTGGAAGCGGCTGGCGTGGTTGGTCGAGAAACATGATGTGCTGGCGAAGCTGGCCCAGTGAGGGAGATATAGGGGCGGGGGCGATGCGATTTGGTAATGTAAGTTTTGCCGATGCGCAGCAGGAATAGAGGCAGAGAGATGAGCCGTCGACAACGGGGGTCAGTCGCTCAGTGACCAAGCCGCGGGGTTATTATACCCGTCCACGCGAAAATAGATGCGACAAATAGATCAAAGCGCGGATTAGAGTACATGATCTCTCGAGTGGATCATTGCACCATAAACGGCCCGGCGATCCTCTACTTTGAGGTGGCGTGTCGTCCATAAGAATGTGCCTGGTCCCCCGACGATCGCACGCCCTCGCTTCTAGCCCAAACAGGCAGCCTTACCACTCCCTTGGCCCCGATTATCCGGGAGGCGGTGCTCATAATGAAAAAGCGCCGCTTCTCATGATCGACGTGCTTCTCCCATATCCGGCTGTAATTGGGTACATTCGCAACCGTAGCCGGTCAAACACCTCTTCAAACGGCTCAATATTCCACCATCTTCTGTCAAACATTTTGGAAATGTCTTGTCTCTATCCCCAGGATCGACGTCGGTGGCGCTTGAACCTTATTCCGGGCTTTGTCTGCCCAGAATAAGCGCCCTTGATGAAACTAGGTGCACCAAATCATCCCTTTCGCTTCCTCCTTTGGCTCTAACGTTGTCTCAGGCTTGAAACCGCCAGCCCAGGGCGACCATTGATACTTTACCTCATCTATATCGATCCGTGTTCAAAGTTATGCTTCCTTCCGTTCGTACGGGAGCCGAGTCCGGCTGGCTCTCTTTCAAGCGCGCGGATGATGCGCAAAAAAAGGGGGAATGAGCTTTATTTCTTATTTTCACACATTTTCGAATTCCTGCGGGATAAGTACCTAATAATCATTACGTGTTATGACACTATGCTCACACATACGTTACCAACCTTGACCTTCTGCAACGCATGTACTCACTCAAACTCAGTCAGCCCAGTCAATACTGATGAGCCTGATTCGATCAGATCAGCTGAACAAAGATAATTTTTCAATCTGTCTGCCCAGCAAGTACAAGGGCCGAATCGGTCAGATCCATTCCATCCATCCCCTGGGTAATGTAGATCACTGGGCTCAGGTGTTCGCTTGGCCCTGAATACAGCGGTAATTGGGTTCTTGAAACCGCGCCAAATCTTCCATAGTATGGTTCGTGCACTAGAGTTCCAAGTCGACTGTAAACCATCGACAGATCCGCGCTGTCCAAAATTTTGATAATCGCTGGGCTATACAAATAACAGAATAGCTCATCATCATCTAGAATCGATAGTACATCGCGTGCCGACATCTCTATAACCCCAGCCTACATGCACGTTGCAACCACCCGGCATTAAGCGTGAGTCTCGGCTCGGCGTTTTTGGCAGACAATAGGCAAATTCTCTCAGCGAGCAACAGCGGTAGCTTGCTGCGCCGGATAGAATACCCTACATGCGTAAGTTCCGGTCTAGATGCACAGGGCGCGGGTGTATTTTTGCCCAGAGACCGCTGGTTGCTTCGACATCCTGCCGCGACTCACGATGACTAAGATGAGACACCTCGTTACACCAAGTTGTGTCAACGAAATTATATTCACTGAGGTATTTTCTATGTATGATGTCAGAGTCGACCATAAAGGCCCTTTGGTGAATGTTGGGTGTTTGACGGCGTAAATTGACACTAGTAAAAAGGGTGAAGTGAACACACACAAGAAAAACGGCGACTCGGTACACAAATAGATTCATGGAGTGGAGCACGTCGAACCCAAACCTTTTGACCCAATCCAGTCTGGCTCCTCTGAAACGCCCGTGGCCGTCACAAGCCCAGCTGACCCTTTGGCCTGTCCCGCCAGTGAAGGGCGGATGGTTGAGTCCCGGCGCGATACAGTTGGATTGGGCCCGATGATGATTCCAGTACCTATATCCAATTTGAGTCACATCCATCAAACATAAAATTACGTTTAATTAATGAATGTAAACGGGGGGAGGGGGCGTTGTGGAGGTACAAGTAGAGACCTGATGACCTGAGACGATTGAATAGACAATTCAACTTGTGAACGGTCGGCCTGTAGGTGGCGTTCCCCTCGGCGTTTGGGCGGTAAGGCCCGCACCTATTTGAGAGAAACTTTTACCGCTCTTTAGAATAGAGCCGGTCAGGAGCGGATACTGCCGGCTGTAGTCAGACCCTGTGTAATTCCGACCGGTACTTCGACGAACGGTGTATTATCTGGATCGGGTGCAATAAGATACACCCTAGATCTTGCAGACTAACCACATAGATCTATTCATTGCACAATGTTTGACATTTACTGGCTTCCCGGGCCACAATACAACCTGGCGAAACCGCTTTGGTGAAACAACAGACAGCCGAGCAATCACTCGCCGTAAACGGAACAATACTGACCTGCCTTGACCTCACCAATTACACAAGGGGCAGACACAGTTCAGACTCCCCACGGCTCTCACCACGTTCGGTATAGGCTCGATGAGATCAAATTCACCTCGTTGAACGCAATCAAACATTACCTACAAGCTTATTTAAGCTTAAATAGAAAAGCACACAGTGTATAATATCAGTAATGCAGATCCATCAGCATGCGGTTTCGCTGATCGTAGCTGGCATGGTATTCATAACCCGGCCGGCCGGGCGTGTACTGTGGGTTGATCCCCGGGAGCCTGGTGAAGCCCGCGGAGGTTTGTTTCCTTGGCAAGTATTGGATAATTAATTGTATATGCGTAGATTTTCATTTCGAACAGCCATGTTCAGTGCGGTGACAGCTGCGCGCGGCGGCCGTCCACCCGTCCACAGGCCGTAGGGTCAGCGGGGCCGTGACAAGCAAGGACTGGAGCCTTTTCTAAAGATCTTTCTTTGCACTGCGCGCAGTTGGATCGCCGGCCAAGGGTTCGAGCGTTCAAATTCAAGGTTAAATGCGTGAGTATCGCTGATTCCTTGCCACTGCTGACTCGCCACAGGTGCTTGCGGTCTCGACGGGCTGGGACGGGCGCCTGAAAGGTTGGTCAAAGATGGCACTCATGGGAATCGGTCCGGACCCCGAATTCATCTAAGCATGACATAGTCATTGCATTCGTCTTCGAAGCCAGACCGACTGTCACGCATATACGCACAATCTATGGCGCAGGGATGTCAAGGCCTGTTCGGCAGTGTTGGCGAATGAGAGCGTAGCTAGGTTCCCATTTCCCAGGCTAAACGTACTAGAAACCGCAAAATTTGCGGAAATCAGATGGGATCGTATGATATTGATAGGTATCGCATATAGCTAGGCCAGCCGATTGCGAAGATCGGCATCCAGGCTCTATCACAAATCGGCTGTCTCGGAGATCGTCATCTCCAGAACCTACTCCTGAAGTCATGTTGATGGAGAGGAGGGCGCGAAATTGTCGCTCATATGATACAAACTGTCAGGAAATGAGACTTGTATACCAGGCGAGGGAATCGGTAGTCCAGCATTTCACAAAATATCCGATGCAACTAGTCAAAATGGGCATAGAGTGTCAACATTTCATATTGTTCAATGCAACTTCCTATCAGCATGACAATCGTGAGCACCTATTCATACTGAAAGATACACAATTTATTCAAAGCATAATTCGAGAGCGGCCATGTGTCGCCGTTGTTTACAGACGAACCAAAATAACATCTTCTCCTATACTAGTACGATCCCCGACGTGGTCGGCTTCTTCATCGCTCCCGTCGTTTGGTACATGGGATCCAAGATTGTTGTTACGCGCGCGGTCACGTTCAGTTGTTCGTGCGCGTACAAACAATGTCTTGGGACCGCCTTTTGAGGCTGTCCGATTATGACCAAGTCCCGATTCCGCAGCCTCAGAGGGTTCCGGAGGAGGGTCAAGTACCAGCCTTAACGCCAGATGTTCTACAAGACGAACGGCACCATTGTTCTCCCAAGCACGCCCTGGGCGAGGCACCAATGCGGCCGAGATGATCCGGACTCCTAGCTGTAAATCGTTGGTGGCCTCAATGGCACTGGATTCTTCAAACGAGTCTTGTTTGTATGGGCCGAGGAGATCAGGGGAAAGGAAACCAGGGTCCGGACGTAAGTGTGTACGTTGAGCTGGCGGACGATTGACACCTCGATCGGCCACATGCAGCTCGTATCGTGTCGAGGCCTGATAAAATAAGTATAGAATTAAGTCGGATAAATCGCAACTAACCTTATCATTCTCCCCCTTGACCAACAGCACAAGAACCGGGGTCGGCTGGTCGTTTTCCTGAGTGATCCCCCATCCTACAATGCGTTTACCAGCCAGCTCGGCAGCTTCGACAGGTTGTTCAGAGCTAGGTTTATTTATGATCGGTTTATTAGCGGCAGATACAGACACCCTCCTCGCAGCAATAGGATTGGATGGTGCAGGAGGAGGGATGGTAGTTGCTGGGGTAACGATTTTGGTTTCCCCAGATTGACGTTCGTCGAGGTTAGGGATCGGAGTCAATGCGTTCGCGGCCTGCGGGTTTATGTTCAGGTGTCTATATGCTCGGTTGATCATATGGATCGCtcaccattgaggaggctaCGGTCAAGTATGAGAGTGGCTTTGGGTGTGGGGCCCCTCCAATGTGTTCGAGGGGATTATCGGGTTTATTTAAGCTGATTATATAAGTATTCTACCCGACTCCTCCCGAGGGGAATCCGCAATCCCGCATGCTGTTCAAAGGTAGACGTATGCATGGTTGCCTTAATATGTTTCAACTAGTTTCGTGGCTCTCTGATTCAAAATGTCAGAATGATGAACCAATTTTCATGAGTGCTAGCGCCCTGCTATACTTGCCTATACATATGATACATCAGATTTAGGTAGATTGCATTCGGTCCTCGGGTGCCTCTGACCGATTGAGACTTGATTGTAATTATTTGAGTCCAAGCCATAGGAAGCATTGAGAGCCTGGATCCAGGGGGTCCCTTGATCGGTGATGTTTCTATCAAACATGGTTTAAATGCCCATTGGGTGTCGCGGAGCCGCGGTCGATCAAACTATAGTAAAATAATCGGTGAATCAAATTACCTTTTGTTCGGGGGTATTGTTGGGAGTGATGTTGATGCTGTCATTAATATAGCTGAACGTTTTGATACTGACCCTCTGCCGTCACAATTTCAAACGTGGTCGGCGGAGACAGCAAGGGCTATACATCAATGTGTGAGCTGAGATTGCCTTCCATGGAGATTCGTTTAACCGCTATGTTACTGATTGTTTCATGCTCAGGGGTATCATACCTTTTAGCAACATAAGTCCTATATAGCTACGCGGTCGACGGGTGATTATTTCTGCTGACTATTGCCTCGCCGAACATTTTGTCCTTGGCCATGGTTGTTTGACCTGCGATTGTCGAAAATTTAGACAACTCTACCCACCAATG encodes:
- a CDS encoding C2H2 zinc finger, encoding MFLDQPRQPLPGIQALFGIGRNDRLSAIATIPTDQLPPPRHIEPRLMPGGHSDTAAISSRAGHYPPHVTSEVSYRAERPDRDVYQTRHADMTPRAAPSATLAPSEPPSHHLHSHHRRVSSTSSASASTRSRSPVAPTQPHSQHVLMRVQQPQPEEFSKEFLAAKYECQYCGKRFNRPSSLKIHVNTHTGEKPYKCTFPSCGRRFSVMSNMRRHSVYIIKHPPVVTVQIYRSGEAMMKKGA